A section of the Streptomyces sp. CG1 genome encodes:
- a CDS encoding DUF402 domain-containing protein, whose protein sequence is MTDDGAMTRVDAGPATHWAPGTGILWRYRENAGEHFHIARPVTVVRDDEDLLAVWLAPGTECMKPALADGTPVHLEPLRSRYTKPRTVQRDRWFGTGVLKLAQPGRPWSVWLFWEPGWRFKNWYVNLEQPLVRWTGGVDSEDYFLDISVHPDRSWHWRDEDEFAQAQRDGLMDARTAELARAAGRDAVEVIESWGPPFTDGWQDWRPDPSWAVPSLPGDWDRTPAHVSS, encoded by the coding sequence ATGACGGACGACGGAGCGATGACACGCGTGGACGCGGGACCTGCGACGCACTGGGCCCCCGGGACCGGGATCCTGTGGCGCTACCGGGAGAACGCCGGTGAGCACTTCCACATCGCCCGGCCCGTCACCGTCGTACGCGACGACGAGGATCTGCTCGCGGTGTGGCTGGCCCCCGGCACCGAGTGCATGAAGCCGGCCCTGGCCGACGGCACGCCCGTGCACCTGGAGCCGCTGCGGTCCCGCTACACCAAGCCGCGCACGGTGCAGCGGGACCGCTGGTTCGGCACGGGCGTGCTGAAGCTGGCCCAGCCCGGCCGGCCCTGGTCGGTGTGGCTGTTCTGGGAGCCGGGCTGGCGGTTCAAGAACTGGTACGTCAACCTCGAACAGCCCCTGGTCCGTTGGACGGGCGGGGTGGACTCCGAGGACTACTTCCTGGACATCTCCGTGCACCCTGACCGCAGCTGGCACTGGCGCGACGAGGACGAGTTCGCGCAGGCCCAGCGGGACGGTCTGATGGACGCCCGGACCGCCGAGCTGGCGCGGGCGGCGGGCCGGGACGCGGTCGAGGTCATCGAGTCCTGGGGGCCGCCGTTCACGGACGGCTGGCAGGACTGGCGCCCGGATCCGTCCTGGGCGGTACCTTCTCTCCCCGGGGACTGGGACCGTACGCCCGCGCACGTGTCCTCATGA
- a CDS encoding class II fumarate hydratase, translating to MTDYRTEHDSMGEVRVPATAKWRAQTQRAVENFPISGQRLERAHIEALARIKGAAAKVNAQLGVVDKDIAEAIQEAAAEVAEGRWDEHFPIDVFQTGSGTSSNMNTNEVIATLAGERLGRDVHPNDHVNASQSSNDVFPSSIHIAATAAVTHDLIPALDHLAAALTRKSEEFADVVKSGRTHLMDATPVTLGQEFGGYAAQIRYGVERLQASLPRLCELPLGGTAVGTGINTPPGFSAAVIQEVARATGLPLTEARDHFEAQGARDGIVETSGQLRTIAVGLTKIANDLRWMSSGPRTGLAEIRLPDLQPGSSIMPGKVNPVVPEAVLMVAAQVVGNDATIATAGAAGNFELNVMLPVIARNVLESIRLLANVSRLLADRTVDGITADRERAREYAESSPSVVTPLNKYIGYEEAAKVAKKSLAERKTIRQVVLEGGYVERGDLTLEQLDEALDVLRMTRP from the coding sequence ATGACCGACTACCGCACCGAGCACGACTCCATGGGCGAGGTCCGCGTCCCCGCCACCGCCAAGTGGCGCGCCCAGACGCAACGCGCCGTCGAGAACTTCCCCATCTCCGGCCAGCGTCTCGAACGCGCCCACATCGAGGCTCTCGCGCGCATCAAGGGCGCCGCCGCCAAGGTGAACGCGCAGCTCGGCGTGGTCGACAAGGACATCGCCGAGGCGATCCAGGAGGCGGCGGCCGAGGTCGCGGAGGGACGATGGGACGAGCACTTCCCCATCGACGTCTTCCAGACCGGTTCCGGCACGTCCTCCAACATGAACACCAACGAGGTCATCGCCACCCTCGCCGGCGAGCGGCTCGGCCGGGACGTACACCCGAACGACCATGTCAACGCCTCGCAGTCCTCCAACGACGTCTTCCCGTCCTCCATCCACATCGCCGCCACCGCCGCCGTCACCCACGACCTGATCCCCGCCCTCGACCACCTCGCCGCCGCCCTCACCCGCAAGTCCGAGGAGTTCGCCGACGTCGTGAAGTCGGGGCGTACTCACCTCATGGACGCCACCCCCGTCACCCTCGGCCAGGAATTCGGCGGATACGCCGCCCAGATCCGTTACGGCGTCGAGCGGCTGCAAGCCTCCCTCCCCCGCCTCTGCGAACTCCCCCTCGGCGGCACCGCCGTCGGCACCGGCATCAACACCCCGCCCGGCTTCTCCGCCGCCGTCATCCAGGAGGTCGCCCGGGCCACCGGCCTGCCGCTCACCGAGGCCCGCGACCACTTCGAGGCGCAGGGCGCCCGGGACGGCATCGTGGAGACCAGCGGGCAGCTGCGGACCATCGCCGTCGGCCTGACGAAGATCGCCAACGATCTGCGCTGGATGTCCTCCGGGCCCCGCACCGGGCTCGCCGAGATCCGGCTGCCCGATCTCCAGCCGGGTTCGTCCATCATGCCCGGCAAGGTCAACCCGGTCGTGCCGGAAGCCGTGTTGATGGTCGCCGCGCAGGTCGTCGGCAACGACGCCACCATCGCCACCGCCGGAGCCGCCGGGAACTTCGAGCTGAACGTGATGCTCCCGGTCATCGCCAGGAACGTCCTCGAATCCATCCGGCTGCTCGCCAACGTCTCACGGCTGCTGGCCGACCGGACCGTCGACGGCATCACCGCCGACCGCGAACGGGCCCGCGAGTACGCCGAATCGTCCCCCTCCGTGGTCACCCCGCTCAACAAGTACATCGGCTACGAGGAGGCCGCGAAGGTCGCCAAGAAGTCCCTCGCGGAGCGGAAGACGATCCGGCAGGTCGTGCTGGAGGGCGGGTACGTGGAGCGCGGCGATCTGACGCTGGAGCAGCTCGACGAGGCGCTGGATGTCCTGCGCATGACGCGTCCGTAA
- a CDS encoding transglycosylase domain-containing protein, whose amino-acid sequence MGRAEERRARQRGGRRAAPRPRRSAPMAAAPAGGRPSRGRSGKPPKGRIRRLFTWKKILGTFFGLCLLVIAAFIGLYLYVDIPAGNASAELQSNIYKYSDGTMLARTGDLNRESVDLTEVPKDVQRTFVAAENKNFYHDAGVDLRGTARGLLNTVMGRGTQGGSTITQQYVKNYYLDQNQTVTRKLKELVISLKLDRQKSKDYILAGYINTSYYGRGAYGIQAAAQAYYHKDAKNLTVQEGAYLAALLQAPNQYDWAIATDTGKKLAQARWNYVLDNMVKQQWLDASKRQAMTFPVPKAPKAAPGMKGQTGYLVDAANGQLEKQLVAQGKANSLGDAEALVKKGGWTITLNIDKKKQRQLEQAVKEQLTSKLDPKKRSVDGDVQPGGVSVDPKTGKVLAMYGGADYFQHYTNNATRRDYQPASTFKPVILAAALAEGGQTQDGQPITASTVYDGTSGRQVVDHGSKVGFGPPNEDDRSYGPITVQTAMNQSVNSVFAQMGVDVGMDKVMSVAGKLGMDTKGMEAVPAQTLGSMGASPLEMAGIYATLANHGEKVTPAIIKSADHKDSSVTLPDPIGDQVIPREAADTVTSVLTGVVDDGTASDSVAQNPARDGQQVAGKTGTSDNNKSAWFTGYTPGLVTSVGLFGESAKSHAQVPLTGATGLIPGSGRINGGTYPAKIWAAYTFAAMGDVTKFDLNTTQGAAVQPTYTPTPSSTPSRTPSSTPSTSTSPSHKPSHTPTQSPTQSPTQSPTQSPTQSPTQTPTGGITDNPVNPGGGQNFGQ is encoded by the coding sequence ATGGGACGAGCGGAAGAGAGACGAGCGCGACAGCGTGGTGGCCGCCGCGCGGCGCCCAGGCCCCGCCGCTCCGCACCCATGGCGGCCGCCCCGGCCGGCGGCAGGCCCTCCAGGGGCCGAAGCGGCAAGCCCCCCAAGGGCCGAATACGCCGGCTGTTCACCTGGAAGAAGATCCTCGGGACGTTCTTCGGGCTCTGCCTGCTGGTGATCGCGGCCTTCATCGGGCTGTACCTGTACGTGGACATCCCGGCCGGGAACGCCAGCGCCGAGCTGCAGAGCAACATCTACAAGTACAGCGACGGCACGATGCTCGCCCGCACCGGCGACCTCAACCGTGAGAGCGTCGATCTCACCGAGGTCCCCAAGGACGTCCAGCGCACCTTCGTCGCGGCCGAGAACAAGAACTTCTACCACGACGCCGGCGTCGACCTGCGGGGCACCGCGCGCGGTCTGCTCAACACCGTCATGGGGCGCGGCACACAGGGCGGTTCGACGATCACCCAGCAGTACGTCAAGAACTACTACCTGGACCAGAACCAGACCGTCACGCGCAAGCTGAAGGAACTGGTCATCTCGCTGAAGCTGGACCGCCAGAAGTCCAAGGACTACATCCTCGCGGGCTACATCAACACCAGCTACTACGGCCGCGGCGCCTACGGCATCCAGGCCGCGGCACAGGCGTACTACCACAAGGACGCCAAGAACCTCACCGTCCAGGAGGGCGCCTACCTCGCCGCGCTACTCCAGGCGCCGAACCAGTACGACTGGGCGATCGCCACCGACACGGGCAAGAAGCTGGCGCAGGCCCGCTGGAACTACGTCCTGGACAACATGGTCAAGCAGCAGTGGCTGGACGCGAGCAAGCGCCAGGCCATGACCTTCCCGGTGCCGAAGGCGCCCAAGGCGGCCCCCGGCATGAAGGGCCAGACCGGCTACCTGGTGGACGCGGCCAACGGGCAGCTGGAGAAGCAGCTGGTCGCCCAGGGCAAGGCCAACTCCCTCGGTGACGCCGAGGCGTTGGTGAAAAAGGGCGGCTGGACCATCACGCTCAACATCGACAAGAAGAAGCAACGCCAGCTGGAGCAGGCCGTCAAGGAGCAGCTGACCAGCAAGCTGGACCCGAAGAAGCGCTCCGTCGACGGCGACGTCCAGCCGGGTGGCGTGTCCGTCGACCCGAAGACGGGCAAGGTGCTCGCCATGTACGGCGGCGCCGACTACTTCCAGCACTACACCAACAACGCGACCCGCCGCGACTACCAGCCCGCCTCCACCTTCAAGCCGGTGATCCTGGCCGCCGCTCTGGCCGAGGGCGGCCAGACGCAGGACGGCCAGCCCATCACGGCGAGCACGGTCTACGACGGCACCAGCGGCCGCCAGGTCGTGGACCACGGCAGCAAGGTCGGCTTCGGCCCGCCGAACGAGGACGACCGGAGCTACGGCCCCATCACCGTCCAGACGGCCATGAACCAGTCCGTCAACTCCGTCTTCGCGCAGATGGGCGTCGACGTGGGCATGGACAAGGTGATGTCCGTCGCCGGCAAGCTCGGCATGGACACCAAGGGCATGGAGGCGGTCCCCGCACAGACGCTGGGCTCGATGGGCGCTAGCCCGCTGGAGATGGCCGGCATCTACGCGACCCTCGCCAACCACGGCGAGAAGGTCACCCCGGCGATCATCAAGTCGGCCGACCACAAGGACAGCAGCGTCACCCTGCCGGACCCGATCGGCGACCAGGTGATCCCCCGCGAGGCCGCCGACACGGTCACCTCGGTGCTCACCGGCGTGGTCGACGACGGTACGGCCAGCGACTCGGTGGCGCAGAACCCGGCGCGCGACGGGCAGCAGGTCGCGGGCAAGACGGGTACGTCCGACAACAACAAGTCGGCCTGGTTCACCGGTTACACGCCCGGCCTGGTCACCTCGGTCGGCCTGTTCGGCGAGTCCGCCAAGTCCCACGCCCAGGTTCCGCTGACGGGCGCCACGGGCCTCATCCCGGGCAGCGGCCGTATCAACGGCGGCACCTATCCGGCGAAGATCTGGGCCGCCTACACCTTCGCGGCGATGGGCGACGTCACCAAGTTCGACCTGAACACCACGCAGGGCGCGGCCGTCCAGCCGACCTACACGCCGACGCCTTCCTCGACGCCGTCCCGCACACCGTCCAGCACGCCGTCGACCTCCACGTCGCCGTCCCACAAGCCGTCGCACACACCGACCCAGTCGCCGACCCAGTCGCCCACGCAGTCGCCGACGCAGTCGCCCACACAGTCGCCGACGCAGACGCCGACGGGCGGGATCACGGACAACCCGGTCAATCCGGGTGGCGGACAGAACTTCGGCCAGTAG
- a CDS encoding macro domain-containing protein, whose product MQIGISRVRVGVLGPVRLDVNGTPVRLTPLTARLLVRLVAADGEAVTARRLYQDVWQQTVELPRQELRNRNEVQKRILELRRAFDLAGPGYGARIIRTGQLPSARGAQSTYQLDLSDEELDSAEFTRLVADALHAAPASAVRLLADALRLWRGRPLTEVHDEDFALAPVRRLTQLRETARRELINGHTALARYDLALPVAEQTARERPDDPEAAAVLARLNARLRERHGDELLRHTLRGLRVDVVVVRGDLFDQEDANLVVGFSDTFDTFADDVVISRESVQGQLVDRLFQGRHRLLDDKLRRGLGKFTPLGRESVHTKRRGRRTRFPIGTVVAVPVGRRRVFAVAYSRLGNDLRARSGPADLRLSLERLWPSVARHGLFKPVAIPLIGAGLSRIVELDRTQLVLLIVETFTESLRQDPAASPELRIVIRADELERTDLSAVEAYLRRVDERGPASPPVSVR is encoded by the coding sequence GTGCAGATCGGCATATCGCGCGTACGCGTGGGCGTCCTGGGTCCGGTACGGCTGGACGTGAACGGCACTCCGGTACGCCTCACCCCGCTGACGGCCCGGCTGCTGGTCCGGCTGGTCGCCGCCGACGGTGAGGCCGTGACCGCCCGCCGGCTGTACCAGGACGTCTGGCAGCAGACCGTCGAGCTGCCGCGCCAGGAGCTGCGCAACCGCAACGAGGTGCAGAAGCGGATCCTGGAGCTGCGGCGCGCGTTCGACCTCGCCGGGCCAGGGTACGGCGCCCGGATCATCCGCACCGGACAGCTGCCGTCCGCGCGCGGCGCCCAGAGCACCTACCAACTGGACCTGTCCGATGAAGAGTTGGACAGCGCCGAGTTCACCCGGCTGGTCGCGGACGCGCTGCACGCGGCACCGGCCTCGGCCGTCCGGCTGCTCGCGGACGCGCTGCGGCTCTGGCGCGGCCGGCCGCTGACCGAGGTGCACGACGAGGACTTCGCGCTCGCCCCGGTCCGGCGGCTGACCCAGCTGAGGGAGACCGCGCGGCGTGAACTGATCAACGGACACACCGCGCTGGCCCGCTACGACCTCGCCCTGCCGGTGGCCGAACAGACCGCCCGGGAACGGCCCGACGACCCCGAGGCCGCCGCCGTCCTCGCCCGGCTGAACGCCCGGCTGCGCGAGCGGCACGGCGACGAGCTGCTGCGCCACACCCTGCGCGGGCTGCGGGTGGACGTGGTCGTGGTGCGCGGCGACCTGTTCGACCAGGAGGACGCCAACCTGGTCGTGGGGTTCTCCGACACCTTCGACACCTTCGCCGACGACGTCGTGATCAGCCGGGAGAGCGTGCAGGGCCAGCTGGTCGACCGTCTCTTCCAGGGCCGGCACCGGCTCCTGGACGACAAACTCCGCCGCGGACTGGGCAAGTTCACCCCGCTGGGCAGGGAGAGCGTCCACACCAAACGGCGCGGCCGGCGCACCCGCTTCCCCATCGGCACGGTGGTGGCGGTGCCCGTCGGCAGACGCCGGGTCTTCGCCGTGGCCTACTCCCGGCTGGGCAACGACCTGCGTGCCCGGTCCGGGCCGGCGGACCTGCGGCTGAGCCTGGAGCGGCTGTGGCCGTCGGTCGCCCGGCACGGGCTGTTCAAACCGGTGGCGATACCGCTGATCGGCGCGGGTCTGTCCCGCATCGTCGAACTGGACCGCACCCAGCTTGTCCTGCTGATCGTCGAGACCTTCACCGAGAGCCTGCGCCAGGATCCGGCCGCCTCCCCGGAGTTGCGCATCGTCATCCGCGCCGACGAGCTGGAGCGGACCGATCTCTCGGCGGTCGAGGCGTACCTGCGCCGCGTCGACGAACGGGGCCCGGCCTCCCCTCCGGTATCGGTGCGCTGA
- a CDS encoding TIR domain-containing protein, which translates to MSNSPGLGHHSNYVNNNNGGNVNSGTQTFHGSTAAAVAPAQGGPGPGPSPDRSRNVFVVHGRDEEARLKVFDLLRLLDLRPLEWEDLVRATGKTAPFLGEVIAQAPAQAQAALVLLTPDDIVQLHPDLRGPNEPPFESEPTGQPRPNVLIELGMLLMAYPERTLLVEIGALRQISDIGGMNVIRFDGSATALGKIVERLKLAGCRVNDTGSDWRQTWPYRHLSAYARSGRAVPPAR; encoded by the coding sequence ATGAGCAACAGTCCCGGCTTGGGGCACCACAGCAACTACGTGAACAACAACAACGGCGGCAACGTCAACTCGGGGACGCAGACGTTCCACGGCAGCACGGCCGCGGCCGTCGCCCCGGCCCAGGGCGGTCCCGGTCCCGGTCCGTCCCCGGACCGCAGCCGCAACGTCTTCGTCGTCCACGGACGGGACGAGGAGGCGCGGCTCAAGGTGTTCGACCTGCTGCGTCTGCTGGATCTACGGCCGCTGGAGTGGGAGGACCTGGTCAGAGCGACCGGCAAGACGGCGCCGTTCCTCGGTGAGGTCATCGCGCAGGCCCCCGCACAGGCCCAGGCGGCGCTGGTGCTGCTCACCCCGGACGACATCGTCCAGCTGCACCCGGATCTGCGGGGCCCGAACGAGCCGCCGTTCGAGAGCGAGCCGACCGGGCAGCCCCGGCCGAACGTGCTGATCGAACTGGGCATGCTGCTGATGGCCTACCCGGAGCGCACGCTGCTGGTGGAGATCGGCGCGCTGCGCCAGATCTCGGACATCGGGGGCATGAACGTCATCCGGTTCGACGGCTCGGCGACCGCCCTCGGCAAGATCGTCGAACGGCTCAAGCTGGCCGGTTGCCGGGTCAACGACACCGGCTCGGACTGGCGCCAGACCTGGCCGTACCGCCATCTGTCGGCGTACGCCCGCTCCGGGCGAGCGGTGCCGCCGGCCCGCTGA
- a CDS encoding macro domain-containing protein, whose protein sequence is MRLSVSRLTGSRWSRRGRRAFAGSVLAAFGAVSAAVQFVGQLFPAAVSPPGPVLAGSVALCLAWGLARARPQSAVRQEFGRPGMTVVVEEGDLFDRPGHLVVGFTDTFDTLVDDAVVINDGSVQGQLLARRYAGEARRLDAELAAALDGTAPVTRERVEDKPRGKRDRYAAGTVAVLGSRPQLVFAVAYSRMGNDCVASSSVHDLWFGLDRLWDAVHRHAQLERVTMPLTGAGLARLHDLDEDSLLRLILLSFVTHSWERLVCRELHVVIRPGELDRIDLPETGAFLAGLAAGARRHV, encoded by the coding sequence ATGCGATTGTCCGTTTCGCGGCTCACCGGTTCGCGATGGTCGCGGCGCGGACGGCGGGCGTTCGCCGGCAGTGTGCTGGCGGCCTTCGGTGCCGTGTCGGCCGCCGTGCAGTTCGTGGGGCAGCTGTTCCCGGCCGCTGTGTCGCCTCCGGGGCCGGTCCTGGCCGGTTCCGTCGCCCTGTGCCTGGCCTGGGGACTGGCCCGGGCGCGCCCGCAGTCCGCGGTACGGCAGGAGTTCGGGCGCCCCGGTATGACGGTGGTCGTCGAGGAGGGCGACCTCTTCGACCGGCCGGGTCATCTGGTGGTGGGGTTCACCGACACCTTCGACACCCTCGTGGACGACGCCGTCGTCATCAACGACGGCAGTGTGCAAGGGCAGTTGCTGGCCCGCCGCTACGCGGGGGAGGCCCGGCGGCTGGACGCGGAGCTGGCCGCGGCGCTGGACGGAACGGCTCCGGTGACGCGGGAGCGGGTCGAGGACAAGCCGCGGGGCAAACGGGACCGGTATGCGGCCGGAACCGTCGCCGTCCTCGGCAGCCGGCCCCAGCTGGTCTTCGCCGTCGCCTACAGCCGGATGGGCAACGACTGCGTCGCCTCCTCCAGCGTGCACGACCTGTGGTTCGGCCTGGACCGGCTGTGGGACGCGGTCCACCGGCACGCCCAGCTCGAGCGCGTCACCATGCCGCTGACCGGCGCGGGGCTCGCCCGGCTGCACGACCTCGACGAGGACAGCCTGCTGCGGCTGATCCTGCTGTCGTTCGTCACGCACTCGTGGGAGCGGCTGGTCTGCCGCGAACTGCATGTGGTGATCCGCCCCGGCGAGCTGGACCGGATCGACCTGCCGGAGACCGGCGCGTTCCTGGCCGGCCTCGCGGCGGGTGCCCGCCGTCACGTCTGA
- a CDS encoding SpoIIE family protein phosphatase, with protein sequence MDATRVTEQPTSFERPQGADPAEGRGAVRHTPKQLGGSAALPVQARTDGTPSGPGTTAPCGKGNKGKEPPVNGPEHSQPAAAEPGAHRPRPAPEGIPPQPGAEQERAPGGQERRTGHALSPGRPTPMRRDGDRLRFVGAATRRIARGLDLDEIVMGLCRATVPTFSDAILVYLRDPLPVGDERPTGPVVLRLRRTDRIPEERDTDGVLLPPAFEQEPEPSALAELSSLTTELCEVRPGGALNEVLRGVRPVFAEAPAARAALPELLGEGAETVVPSGQHAILAPLRGRRRVIGAALFLRRPERLAFEADDLLVAAQLATHSALGIDKAVLYGREAYIADELQRTMLPETLPRPTGVRLASRYLPAAETARVGGDWYDAIPLPGSRVALVVGDVMGHSMTSAAIMGQLRTTAQTLAGLDLPPQEVLHHLDEQAQRLGTDRMATCLYAVYDPVTHRITIANAGHPPPVLLHLGGRAEVLRVPPGAPIGVGGVDFEAVELDAPAGATLLLYTDGLVESRLRDVWTGIEQLREKLAATARLTGPDHPPPLEALCDEVLDMLGPGDRDDDIALLAARFDGIAPSDVAFWRLEPEETAPGQARRLARRALARWDLEDLSDSVELLVSEVVTNAVRYASRPVTLRLLRTDVLRCEVGDDVPQLPRLRQARATDEGGRGLYLVNRLARRWGATRLSTGKVVWFELNRS encoded by the coding sequence ATGGATGCGACACGCGTGACGGAGCAGCCCACCTCTTTCGAGCGCCCCCAGGGCGCCGACCCTGCGGAAGGCCGCGGGGCGGTCCGGCATACCCCGAAGCAGCTCGGCGGGTCCGCCGCCTTACCGGTCCAGGCCCGGACCGACGGCACGCCCTCCGGCCCGGGGACGACCGCGCCCTGCGGCAAGGGGAACAAGGGGAAGGAGCCCCCAGTCAACGGCCCCGAGCACTCCCAGCCCGCCGCCGCCGAACCCGGCGCACACCGCCCGCGCCCCGCACCGGAGGGCATTCCGCCGCAGCCCGGCGCCGAGCAGGAGCGGGCGCCGGGCGGTCAGGAGCGCCGTACCGGGCACGCTCTGTCCCCGGGCCGGCCGACGCCGATGCGGCGTGACGGCGACCGGCTGAGATTCGTGGGCGCGGCCACCCGGCGGATCGCGCGCGGCCTCGATCTGGACGAGATCGTGATGGGCCTGTGCCGGGCGACCGTGCCGACGTTCTCGGACGCGATCCTGGTCTATCTGCGCGACCCGCTGCCGGTCGGCGACGAGCGGCCCACCGGGCCCGTGGTGCTGCGGCTGCGCCGTACCGACCGGATACCGGAGGAGCGGGACACCGACGGTGTGCTGCTGCCGCCCGCCTTCGAGCAGGAGCCGGAGCCGAGCGCGCTGGCCGAGCTGTCCTCACTCACCACCGAGCTGTGCGAAGTGCGCCCCGGCGGCGCGCTGAACGAGGTGCTGCGCGGGGTGCGGCCGGTGTTCGCGGAGGCGCCCGCCGCCCGGGCCGCGCTGCCCGAGCTGCTCGGTGAGGGCGCCGAGACGGTCGTACCGTCCGGGCAGCACGCGATCCTCGCGCCGCTGCGCGGCCGGCGCCGGGTGATCGGCGCGGCGCTGTTCCTGCGCCGCCCGGAGCGGCTCGCGTTCGAGGCCGACGACCTGCTGGTGGCGGCTCAGCTGGCCACGCACAGCGCGCTCGGCATCGACAAGGCGGTGCTGTACGGCCGGGAGGCCTACATCGCCGACGAGCTGCAGCGCACCATGCTGCCCGAGACCCTGCCCCGCCCGACCGGCGTGCGGCTGGCCTCGCGCTATCTGCCGGCCGCCGAGACCGCGCGGGTCGGCGGCGACTGGTACGACGCGATTCCGCTGCCGGGCAGCCGGGTGGCCCTCGTCGTCGGTGACGTCATGGGGCACTCCATGACCTCGGCGGCGATCATGGGCCAGCTGCGCACGACCGCGCAGACGCTGGCCGGGCTCGATCTGCCGCCGCAGGAGGTGCTGCACCACCTGGACGAGCAGGCGCAGCGGCTCGGCACCGACCGTATGGCGACCTGTCTCTACGCCGTCTACGACCCGGTCACGCACCGCATCACCATCGCCAACGCCGGCCATCCGCCGCCGGTGCTGCTGCACTTGGGCGGCCGGGCCGAGGTGCTGCGGGTGCCGCCGGGCGCGCCCATCGGGGTCGGCGGGGTCGACTTCGAGGCGGTCGAGCTGGACGCGCCCGCCGGGGCCACGCTGCTGCTCTACACCGACGGCCTGGTGGAGTCCCGGCTGCGGGACGTGTGGACGGGCATAGAGCAGCTGCGGGAAAAGCTCGCCGCGACCGCCCGGTTGACCGGCCCCGACCATCCGCCGCCGCTGGAAGCCCTGTGCGACGAGGTCCTCGACATGCTCGGACCGGGCGACCGGGACGACGACATCGCGCTGCTCGCGGCCCGCTTCGACGGGATCGCGCCGAGCGATGTCGCGTTCTGGCGGCTGGAGCCCGAGGAGACGGCCCCCGGCCAGGCCCGTCGGCTGGCCCGGCGCGCGCTCGCCCGCTGGGACCTGGAGGACCTGTCGGACTCGGTGGAGCTGCTGGTCAGCGAGGTCGTGACGAACGCCGTACGGTACGCGTCGCGGCCGGTGACGCTCCGGCTGCTGCGCACGGACGTGCTGCGCTGCGAGGTCGGCGACGACGTGCCGCAACTGCCGCGGCTGCGCCAGGCCCGGGCCACGGACGAGGGCGGACGCGGCCTGTACCTGGTCAACAGGCTGGCCCGGCGCTGGGGTGCGACCCGGCTGAGCACGGGCAAGGTGGTCTGGTTCGAGCTGAACCGGAGCTGA